In Triticum aestivum cultivar Chinese Spring chromosome 5B, IWGSC CS RefSeq v2.1, whole genome shotgun sequence, the following proteins share a genomic window:
- the LOC123110701 gene encoding importin subunit beta-1, whose translation MSLDVTQILLSAQSADGSIRKHAEESLKQFQEQNLPGFLLSLSTELATNEKPEESRRLAGLILKNALDAKEQHRKNELFQRWLALDAGVKAQVKALLLQTLSSPVASARSTSSQVIAKIAGIEIPQKQWPELIGSLLSNIHQVQPNVKQATLETLGYLCEEVSPEAVDQDQVNKILTAVVQGMNASEGNSEVRLAATRALYNALGFAQVNFSNDMERDYIMRVVCEATQSPDVKIRQAAFECLVAISSTYYDKLATYMQDIFNITAKAVRGDEESVALQAMEFWSSICDEEIDILDEYSSEFTADSDVPCYYFIKQALPALVPMLLETLLKQEDDQDLDEGAWNLAMAGGTCLGLVARTVGDDIVPLVMPFVEENITKPEWRHREAATYAFGSILEGPSADKLTPLVNVALNFMLSALVKDPNNHVKDTTAWTLGRIFEFLHGSALETAPVITAENCQQILTVLLQSMKDVPNVAEKACGALYFLAQGYVDAGSASPLSPFFQDIVQSLLVTSHREDAGESRLRTAAYETLNEVVRCSTEETAPIVMQLVPVIMMELHNTLEAGKLSTDEREKRSDLQGLLCGCLQVIIQKLGGMESTKFAFLQYADQMMDLFLRVFACRNATVHEEAMLAIGALAYAAGSNFAKYMAQFYQYLEMGLQNFEEYQVCAITVGVVGDLCRALEDKILPYCDGIMTQLLKDLSSNQLHRSVKPPIFSCFGDIALAIGENFEKYLIYAMPMLQSAADLSAHTTATDDEMLDYTNQLRNGILEAYSGILQGFKSSPKTQLLMPYAPHILQFLDALHNGKDMDDSVMKTAIGVLGDLADTLGVNAGPLINQSTSSKQFLDECLSSDDPLVKESADWARIAISRAVSG comes from the exons ATGTCGTTGGATGTTACTCAAATACTCCTGAGTGCGCAATCTGCCGATGGCTCGATTAGAAAGCATGCTGAAGAAAGCCTCAAGCAGTTTCAGGAGCAAAACCTCCCAGGTTTCTTGCTCTCCCTCTCAACTGAGTTGGCCACCAACGAGAAACCTGAGGAGAGCCGCAGATTGGCTGGTCTGATCCTCAAGAATGCACTCGACGCAAAGGAGCAGCACAGGAAGAACGAACTTTTCCAGAGATGGCTCGCACTGGATGCTGGTGTCAAGGCACAAGTTAAAGCATTGTTGCTGCAAACTCTCTCATCTCCTGTTGCAAGTGCCAGATCTACATCTTCTCAAGTCATCGCAAAGATTGCTGGCATTGAGATCCCTCAGAAGCAATGGCCCGAGCTTATAGGATCATTGCTATCAAACATACATCAGGTACAGCCAAACGTCAAGCAGGCAACGCTTGAGACACTTGGCTATTTATGCGAGGAAGTTTCTCCTGAAGCTGTCGACCAAGACCAAGTCAACAAGATACTTACAGCTGTTGTTCAGGGTATGAATGCTTCTGAAGGGAACTCTGAAGTGAGGCTTGCAGCCACACGAGCATTGTATAATGCATTGGGCTTTGCTCAGGTTAATTTCTCCAATGACATGGAGCGTGATTATATCATGAGAGTCGTCTGTGAAGCAACACAGTCACCAGATGTGAAGATAAGACAGGCTGCCTTTGAGTGTTTGGTGGCTATTTCATCAACTTATTATGATAAGCTGGCCACATACATGCAGGATATATTTAATATCACTGCAAAGGCTGTGAGGGGAGATGAGGAGTCGGTTGCACTTCAGGCCATGGAATTCTGGAGTTCCATATGTGATGAGGAAATCGACATTTTGGACGAGTACAGTAGTGAATTTACAGCTGATTCTGATGTTCCTTGCTACTATTTTATCAAGCAAGCTCTTCCTGCCCTAGTGCCAATGCTGCTGGAGACTCTCCTCAAACAGGAGGATGACCAAGACTTGGATGAAGGTGCTTGGAATCTTGCAATGGCTGGGGGTACTTGTTTGGGCCTGGTGGCGAGGACTGTTGGGGATGATATTGTTCCTCTTGTGATGCCTTTCGTtgaggagaacataacaaaacctGAATGGAGACACAGAGAGGCTGCAACATATGCTTTTGGTTCTATTTTGGAGGGTCCATCAGCTGATAAACTGACCCCTCTAGTTAATGTCGCCTTGAATTTTATGCTGTCTGCGTTAGTAAAGGACCCAAATAACCATGTGAAGGACACAACTGCTTGGACCCTTGGAAGAATATTCGAGTTTCTTCATGGTTCTGCACTTGAAACTGCTCCTGTCATTACAGCTGAGAACTGCCAGCAAATACTTACTGTGCTGCTTCAAAGCATGAAGGATGTCCCAAATGTGGCAGAAAAGGCATGTGGGGCACTCTATTTCCTTGCTCAAGGCTATGTTGATGCAGGATCGGCGTCACCATTATCCCCTTTCTTTCAAGATATTGTTCAGAGCCTTCTTGTGACCAGTCACAGAGAGGATGCTGGCGAATCCAGGCTGCGTACTGCAGCTTATGAGACTCTAAATGAAGTCGTCAGGTGCTCCACTGAGGAGACAGCTCCTATTGTTATGCAGCTAGTACCTGTGATTATGATGGAACTCCATAATACACTTGAAGCGGGGAAGTTGTCAACTGATGAGAGGGAGAAGCGGAGCGATCTGCAGGGCCTTCTTTGTGGTTGCCTACAGGTTATTATCCAGAAGTTGGGAGGGATGGAGTCAACAAAGTTTGCCTTCTTACAGTATGCAGATCAGATGATGGATCTGTTTTTGAGAGTTTTTGCTTGTCGAAATGCCACGGTGCATGAGGAGGCTATGCTTGCTATCGGTGCACTTGCATATGCAGCCGGTTCGAACTTCGCGAAGTACATGGCACAGTTCTATCAGTATTTGGAAATGGGACTTCAGAACTTTGAAGAGTATCAGGTGTGCGCCATTACGGTGGGTGTTGTGGGTGACTTGTGCAGGGCACTGGAGGACAAAATTTTGCCCTACTGTGATGGCATCATGACCCAGCTCCTGAAGGATCTATCCAGCAATCAGTTGCACAGATCTGTAAAACCACCTATATTCTCATGCTTTGGTGATATTGCACTGGCAATTGGAGAGAACTTTGAGAAGtatttgatctatgccatgcccaTGCTACAAAGTGCGGCAGATTTGTCGGCGCACACAACTGCAACTGATGATGAAATGCTTGACTACACAAATCAACTAAGAAATGGCATCTTGGAGGCCTACTCTGGTATTCTTCAAGGATTCAAGAGTTCCCCTAAGACACAGTTACTGATGCCGTATGCTCCACATATTCTTCAGTTCCTTGATGCCCTTCATAATGGAAAGGATAT GGATGATTCTGTGATGAAGACTGCAATAGGTGTCTTGGGAGATCTGGCAGACACATTGGGTGTCAATGCCGGTCCTTTGATCAATCAATCCACCTCAAGCAAGCAATTTTTGGACGAGTGCTTATCATCTGATGATCCTTTGGTCAAAGAATCAGCTGACTGGGCAAGGATTGCAATCAGCCGTGCGGTTTCGGGTTGA